Genomic DNA from ANME-2 cluster archaeon:
AACTGAATAGTGGTGACCTGGATATTGATGCAAGTCTTGAACGTCTCAATATTATACAAAAAGCTGTAGCCCAGCTTAAAGAATTGAGCGGTTCTATAATGCTGGGTGAAGTTGCCCAGCCGGCCCTTGAAATTCAGAGGGCTATCCCCATTCAACATGTTGTAACCAAGCCTACTAAAACAGGATGGAATATGAATCCAGAAAGCATGCAGGCAGTAGAAATCGAATCCCACGAACTCGAAAGTCTGGTCCAACCAAGAACCACTGAAGAGTTGTTCTATGAAAGTATCCAGAAAGAAATTGATGTACATGGACTTCGCAGTATAATCAAGGAAGCGAAAGAGATGCGGGAATCAATGTATGCACAGCGAAAGACTCTGGAAGATATTTGATCATGGACCTTACCCGACTACTTGAAGATGTAAAAACGGGCAACATTGATATTGACGAAGCTGTAAAACAGATACGTATCAATAACCTCCATACCCTTGAAAATGTCGCCTGTATCGACCCTCACCGCGCAAGACGTACCGGAATTCCTGAAGCTGTTTACGCTCCCGGTAAAACTATTGATGACCTGGTTGGTATTGCCTTATCCCATCTTGAGCATGAATCAACGGTTATTATTACCAGGGTCTCGGATGAACAGCTTGAAGCGTTAAAACAAAAACATCCAGTGGAATGGAACCGGCATGCGAGGATTGCAATACTGCGCAAAGGCGGTTCACATGTTGAATCAACCGGGGGGGTAATCGGTATCATCACTGCAGGAACGGTTGATATTCCTGTTGCAGAAGAGGCTAAGGTCATAGCACAGGAGATGGGTGTGACAGTGCATACCATTTATGATGTGGGTGCTGCCGGCATTCACAGGCTGTTCCCTGGTCTGGCAGAAATGGTGGAGAAGGGGGTTGACGCCATAGTGGTGGCCGCTGGCCGGGAAGGTACTCTCCCCACCATTGTATCAGGACTGGTGGATGTGCCGGTGATAGGAGTGCCGGTCTCATCCGGATACGGGGCCGGAGGTGGCGGGAAGGCAGCGTTGCATACCATGCTTCAGTCATGCTCTGTGCTGAGCGTGGTAAATATTGATGCCGGGTTCGTGGCTGGAGCGTTTGCTGCTCGGATTGCCAATATGCTCGCTATGGCAAGACGGAAAGAGTGATTATTACATTTCTTAAAAAAAGAATGCCAAAAAGGTAGTTGATAGCTCAATCTGCCTATTTGACCGTATTCTCCCTATTTGACCTCATCGTAACCGATCTCATCTTTGGTAAGATAACATGCCGGGTCATCAGCCCATACATTATCATAGATGGCCTCTGCCCGGACCCTGAAGTTGCCATTGCATATCTCCAGCCATTTACATTTGGCACATCTATCTGCATTTGCCTTTATCAGATTTTTACGGTCCTTGAGACCGGCCATGAGCTTATCACTGGTATCCATCCATATCTCACTGAAAGGCCTTTCCTTTACATTACCAAAAGAATAATGCCTCCAGAACTGGTCAGCGTGTACAGAACCGTCCCATGATACGCAGCCGATACCGATACCGGATGAATTACCCTGGTTCATCATAAGCAGTTCATAGACTTCGGCAGCGCGCTCCGGGTCTTCTTCCAGCAACCGGAAATAAACATAAGGCCCGTCACAGTGGTTGTCCACGGTAAGTACTTCCATAGGGAAACCTTTGTCATGCATCTCCTTTGTCTTATCCATGATAAGGTCCACTACACGGCGGCTCTCTTCATGGCTCAGGTCTTCTTCCACCATTTTTGAACCGCGTCCTGCATAGACCAGATGGTAGAAACAGACCCTTGGAATACCTTCCTCATACAACAGGTCGAAGATGGCAGGTATGTCCTGAGCGTTTTTCTTGTTAATGGTAAATCTAAGACCGACCTTGATACCTTCCGCCTTACAGTTGCGCATACCCTGCAATGCTGCATCAAAAGCACCAGGCATACCCCTGAACTTATCATTGGTCTCCCTCATACCGTCCAGTGATACACCTACATACGATAGTCCGATGTCCTTCAAGACCCTGGCCATCTTCTCATCGATCAATGTACCATTCGTGGAGATAACGGCACGCATTCCCTTATCCCTTGCATACATGGCGAGTTCAGGAAGGTCTTTTCGCATGGTGGGTTCACCACCTGAGAACAGTATCACCGGCGCACCGAACTGGGCAAGGTCGTCTATCAGTTCCTTGCCCTGCTGGGTGGTCAGTTCATCTTTATATTCAATATCCCTTGACTGGGCATAGCAGTGCACGCAATGCAGATTGCAGCGACGTCCCATATTCCAGACCACTACAGGTTTTTTATCCTTTGAGAACTGCAACAAGTGAGATGGAAGTTTGCCTGATTCCCGCCCGTACCTCAGGGCATCGGATGGTTCAACGGTCCCGCAGTAAAGTTTTGAAATGCCTATCATCTTTATTACACCATTCGTTATTTAATCAATATTGTAATTCATGTTCACCAAAAGCATCTGCCTCTCTTCATCAAGCGTGATCTCGATGGAAGATGCATTGGAATCCAGGTATTTTTCCACATGGAAGGTGACACCTTTCTCGATATACTTAACATCCCTGGCAATTTCCTTTTCCACGGTTGCAATGCCAAGTTGCTGGCAGCAGCCGCCGCCAGTTATGGATAAGCGTACAGCAGGTGATTGTTCCTTCTCCAGTTCAGCCCTTATGAACTCAATGGCCTTATCATCTACAATGAGTTTAGTCATATTGAATACCGAATTCTTTTTTCATAGTACATAAAGTATAACTTTTTTAGTTCAACTTTGTTGGACACCCTGGACAAACTCCAAAGTCTCACGTTAACCCGGCACAAAGAAGAATTTTCTTGTTTCCTCTATCAATGCTTTGAATGTATATTCATTTGAAATAATAGTAACTGGAATTTTATATATATTTAATGTATTGGAAGTTGGATGTCCGATGGCAGCCACAACGATACCCTCATCATTCAATTTCCTGATAACCTCATCCTTAAACCCTATCTGTGATGCCATCCCAAGGAAATTCCGGACCATCATTGAACTGGTAAATACCACAGCATCAACCGTTTTATCCAGAATTGCCTGTATCAGTGCTTCCTGTGCACTCCCCCTTACAGGGCTGGTAATCTCATAGACCTGTGTTTCAAAAACATCGGCACCGGCAGCCTTTAAACCTTCCACCAGTACAGGTGCACCATGGGAACTCCTGGCAATGTCAACCACTTTCCCGTACACATTATTTCTGATGGCTTCAACCAACCCTTCCGAACTGTACGACTCTGGCATGAACGATATCAAAATCCCCTGCTCCAGAGCTGCTTCCCTGGTCTTGGGACCGATAGCAATAGTGGTAAGTCGGTTCAATGCAGCGATAAAAGCATCCCGGTCAGGCACCTTATCCAGCGTATGGTCTATGCCGTTTGCACTGGTAAAAATTACAATATCCGACTGTCCGGCCAGTATCCGGGACACAAACCCGTTAAAATACTCATCCCTCTTATCCAGTATCGCTATCATGGGAGCAGATATAACATCAAATCCGGCCTGCTGGCATACCTGGATGGAATCCTGTTCGTAGCGGACGGGCCGCATTATGGCAACCGTAGGTCTGGTGTCGATGTTGATGTGAGTGCTGGCATCGGAACTGAAAGAGGTACTGGCCATAATTCCCAACAAAACTACCTGAGTTCACCCAGTTCATCATGCAGGGTGACCACGCCACCTATTATGGTAATGGCCGGAGCCTTGACGCCTCTTTCCTCTGCCAGTTTGACAATGTTTTCCAGCGTACCTACTGTGGTCCTCTGGTCGGGCCGGGTTCCCCGCTCGATAAGTGCCACCGGGGTTGCAGGGTCTTTGCCATACTTCATCAGTTCATTCACGTTTCTGGGCAGCATGCTGACTCCCATCAGGATGACTATGGTTCCGCTGAACTTTGCCAGTGCGTCCCAGTCAAGGGCCGAATCTTCCTTTGTGGGGTCTTCATGCCCTGTGATAAATGTCACCATACTGGCATGGTCCCTGTGGGTAACAGGTATGCCTGCATAGGCCGGTGCCGCAATTGCAGA
This window encodes:
- the cobA gene encoding uroporphyrinogen-III C-methyltransferase, giving the protein MNSKKLGKVYLVGSGPGDPELLTLKARRLIDEAEVIVYDQLPGEQILASMPKNAEKIDAGKYAGSHTLKQEQINQVLVDKAKEGKMVVRLKGGDPYVFGRGGEEAQVLVRDGIEVEIVPGITSAIAAPAYAGIPVTHRDHASMVTFITGHEDPTKEDSALDWDALAKFSGTIVILMGVSMLPRNVNELMKYGKDPATPVALIERGTRPDQRTTVGTLENIVKLAEERGVKAPAITIIGGVVTLHDELGELR
- a CDS encoding uroporphyrinogen-III synthase, whose product is MASTSFSSDASTHINIDTRPTVAIMRPVRYEQDSIQVCQQAGFDVISAPMIAILDKRDEYFNGFVSRILAGQSDIVIFTSANGIDHTLDKVPDRDAFIAALNRLTTIAIGPKTREAALEQGILISFMPESYSSEGLVEAIRNNVYGKVVDIARSSHGAPVLVEGLKAAGADVFETQVYEITSPVRGSAQEALIQAILDKTVDAVVFTSSMMVRNFLGMASQIGFKDEVIRKLNDEGIVVAAIGHPTSNTLNIYKIPVTIISNEYTFKALIEETRKFFFVPG
- the larB gene encoding nickel pincer cofactor biosynthesis protein LarB; protein product: MDLTRLLEDVKTGNIDIDEAVKQIRINNLHTLENVACIDPHRARRTGIPEAVYAPGKTIDDLVGIALSHLEHESTVIITRVSDEQLEALKQKHPVEWNRHARIAILRKGGSHVESTGGVIGIITAGTVDIPVAEEAKVIAQEMGVTVHTIYDVGAAGIHRLFPGLAEMVEKGVDAIVVAAGREGTLPTIVSGLVDVPVIGVPVSSGYGAGGGGKAALHTMLQSCSVLSVVNIDAGFVAGAFAARIANMLAMARRKE
- the ahbC gene encoding 12,18-didecarboxysiroheme deacetylase, which translates into the protein MIGISKLYCGTVEPSDALRYGRESGKLPSHLLQFSKDKKPVVVWNMGRRCNLHCVHCYAQSRDIEYKDELTTQQGKELIDDLAQFGAPVILFSGGEPTMRKDLPELAMYARDKGMRAVISTNGTLIDEKMARVLKDIGLSYVGVSLDGMRETNDKFRGMPGAFDAALQGMRNCKAEGIKVGLRFTINKKNAQDIPAIFDLLYEEGIPRVCFYHLVYAGRGSKMVEEDLSHEESRRVVDLIMDKTKEMHDKGFPMEVLTVDNHCDGPYVYFRLLEEDPERAAEVYELLMMNQGNSSGIGIGCVSWDGSVHADQFWRHYSFGNVKERPFSEIWMDTSDKLMAGLKDRKNLIKANADRCAKCKWLEICNGNFRVRAEAIYDNVWADDPACYLTKDEIGYDEVK